From one Salinibacterium hongtaonis genomic stretch:
- a CDS encoding zinc-binding dehydrogenase: MRAAVWVELGKPNIEIQEVTPLPLRDHEVVVRVEASNVSVSDYFPLTNDPETVGQPVPQILGHCGTGVVIEIGPKVERLAVGDKVVVTSTPECGECHFCINNKPEFCAEMAWMGPNTYKDANGVEMAGNAYVGAFAEHMIVPDIQATKVVTDLPFDQLAMVALPIATGVGAALRIAPITPGADVVVLGAGSVGISYIQAAKMVGAGKIVAVDPLPHRRELALKFGATHVVDPTAGDPVAAVQEITGNKGGMLAGAGGDFVFEAAADARAIEQAWDMCRSGGHIVLCSVTDQMMTAKVTFTALPFAVQGKTIHACQGGGISQRRDIPWLVGMIERGQLDVAGMIDAHYPLADISQAMDDMMARSVLAPILMPQS, translated from the coding sequence GTGAGAGCAGCAGTCTGGGTTGAACTCGGCAAGCCAAACATCGAGATCCAGGAGGTCACGCCGCTTCCCCTGCGCGATCACGAGGTTGTCGTTCGCGTCGAGGCCTCGAATGTCTCGGTTTCCGACTACTTTCCCCTCACCAACGACCCCGAGACGGTCGGCCAGCCCGTTCCCCAGATCCTCGGCCACTGCGGCACCGGCGTTGTCATCGAGATCGGCCCCAAGGTCGAGCGCCTCGCGGTCGGCGACAAGGTCGTCGTCACGAGCACACCCGAGTGCGGAGAATGCCACTTCTGCATCAACAACAAGCCCGAGTTCTGTGCCGAAATGGCGTGGATGGGTCCCAACACCTACAAAGACGCCAACGGCGTAGAAATGGCAGGCAACGCCTACGTCGGAGCCTTCGCCGAGCACATGATCGTGCCCGACATCCAGGCCACTAAGGTCGTCACCGACTTGCCGTTCGATCAGCTCGCGATGGTGGCCCTGCCGATTGCGACCGGAGTTGGCGCGGCGCTTCGCATCGCCCCGATCACCCCGGGCGCCGACGTCGTCGTGCTCGGCGCGGGTTCCGTGGGCATCTCCTACATCCAGGCCGCCAAGATGGTCGGCGCTGGCAAGATCGTCGCCGTCGACCCGCTGCCGCACCGCCGCGAGCTCGCGCTCAAGTTCGGCGCCACCCACGTGGTTGACCCGACCGCGGGCGACCCCGTTGCCGCTGTTCAGGAGATCACGGGCAACAAGGGCGGAATGCTCGCCGGCGCCGGTGGAGACTTCGTCTTCGAGGCGGCAGCGGATGCTCGCGCCATCGAGCAGGCCTGGGACATGTGCCGCTCGGGTGGACACATTGTGCTGTGCAGCGTCACCGACCAGATGATGACCGCCAAGGTAACCTTCACCGCCCTCCCCTTCGCGGTGCAGGGCAAGACCATCCACGCCTGCCAGGGCGGCGGAATCAGCCAGCGCCGCGACATCCCGTGGCTGGTCGGCATGATCGAGCGCGGTCAGCTCGATGTCGCTGGAATGATCGACGCCCACTACCCGCTCGC
- a CDS encoding acyl-CoA dehydrogenase family protein, producing MSIATEVYTPGTNLSAQDLIAAARDMRERLRDQQEAAEGLGGYTQEIHEEMLSKGLYHLLTPKAFGGLEMSVGTFAEVVMEIAQGDPGSGWCYSLGHGHALSTAAWWPADVQEEIYTTPRGYFRASQSMPPSGTAKKVDGGYIINARSPYQSGSPYSTHATVHVMLEGGDEKNPTFVHAIVPEAQYSRVDDWGGDAILGMRSSGSNSVLVENQFVPEKYVVSGDWLQLPEISTSPGAELHQNSLYLGVPQTFLMTELAAVMVGTAYAAIDEYKEIITSRTTILPPRMLRSQDPQHQRDIGTAIMMADSAKTIVLAVNQRAAAWSEEAFRGGQPFTRAMDIKNFGELIQAADLASEAVELLYRSAGASAAKKGQRMQRYMRDAQMYRTHNVAQYAQIAQRIGAVNVGEAKSIY from the coding sequence ATGAGCATTGCAACTGAGGTGTATACACCCGGCACGAACCTCAGTGCCCAAGACCTCATCGCCGCAGCACGCGACATGCGGGAGCGTCTTCGCGACCAGCAGGAGGCGGCCGAGGGGCTCGGCGGTTACACGCAGGAGATCCACGAAGAGATGCTCTCCAAGGGCCTCTACCACCTGCTCACCCCCAAGGCGTTCGGCGGCCTCGAGATGAGCGTCGGCACCTTCGCCGAGGTCGTCATGGAGATCGCCCAGGGGGATCCCGGCAGCGGCTGGTGCTACAGCCTCGGCCACGGCCACGCCCTCTCGACGGCTGCGTGGTGGCCCGCCGATGTTCAGGAAGAGATCTACACGACGCCCCGCGGATACTTCCGCGCGTCGCAGTCGATGCCCCCGTCGGGAACCGCCAAGAAGGTCGACGGCGGCTACATCATTAACGCTCGCTCGCCCTACCAATCGGGCAGCCCCTACTCGACCCACGCGACCGTTCACGTGATGCTCGAAGGCGGCGACGAGAAGAACCCAACCTTCGTCCACGCGATCGTTCCTGAAGCTCAGTACAGCCGGGTCGACGACTGGGGTGGAGACGCGATCCTCGGTATGCGCTCGAGCGGTTCCAACAGCGTTCTCGTTGAGAACCAGTTCGTTCCTGAGAAGTACGTTGTCTCGGGCGACTGGCTGCAGCTGCCCGAGATCTCCACCTCGCCCGGAGCAGAGCTCCACCAGAACTCGCTCTACCTCGGCGTACCGCAGACCTTCCTCATGACGGAGCTCGCCGCCGTCATGGTCGGAACCGCCTACGCCGCGATCGACGAATACAAGGAGATCATCACCTCCCGCACGACGATCCTTCCCCCGCGCATGCTGCGCTCGCAGGACCCGCAGCACCAGCGCGACATCGGCACCGCGATCATGATGGCCGACTCGGCTAAGACCATCGTGCTCGCGGTCAACCAGCGTGCAGCAGCCTGGAGCGAAGAGGCCTTCCGTGGCGGACAGCCCTTCACTCGGGCGATGGACATCAAGAACTTCGGCGAGCTCATTCAGGCGGCAGACCTCGCCAGCGAAGCCGTTGAACTCCTGTACCGTTCTGCAGGTGCCAGCGCCGCCAAGAAGGGCCAGCGCATGCAGCGCTACATGCGTGACGCGCAGATGTACCGCACGCACAACGTTGCACAGTACGCCCAGATCGCGCAGCGCATCGGCGCCGTCAATGTCGGCGAAGCCAAGTCGATCTACTAG
- a CDS encoding SDR family NAD(P)-dependent oxidoreductase produces the protein MPDLTGKTAVVTGGARGIGRAYAERLAADGAKVAIIDLGDASETVAAIEAAGGTALAVRADISSPDEVARAAAEVEGAYGAVQILINNAGIHPDPPVPFLEMTFEQWRRMQSINIDSMFLVTRAFAPKMAETGWGRIVNLSSASVWVAVPNGSHYGASKAAVVGLTRGLATELGDFGITVNAIAPSMVRTDGLLNFATEDQFDGVALTQSVKKKMLPEHLVGAMAFLVSEEAELMTAQVLHVDGGSVRVG, from the coding sequence ATGCCTGACCTCACTGGAAAAACCGCCGTCGTTACCGGCGGAGCCCGCGGCATCGGCCGTGCCTACGCAGAACGCCTTGCCGCTGACGGCGCCAAGGTCGCCATCATCGACCTCGGCGACGCATCCGAAACCGTCGCCGCAATCGAGGCGGCGGGGGGAACCGCGCTCGCCGTTCGCGCTGACATCTCATCGCCCGACGAGGTCGCCCGCGCGGCGGCCGAAGTCGAGGGTGCCTATGGTGCCGTGCAGATCCTCATCAACAACGCAGGCATCCACCCGGACCCGCCAGTGCCCTTCCTTGAGATGACGTTCGAGCAGTGGCGCCGTATGCAGTCGATCAACATCGACTCCATGTTTCTCGTCACGCGGGCATTCGCGCCCAAGATGGCGGAGACCGGCTGGGGACGCATCGTCAACCTGAGCTCGGCATCCGTCTGGGTCGCCGTTCCCAACGGATCGCACTACGGCGCGTCCAAGGCGGCCGTCGTTGGTCTCACCCGCGGGCTAGCGACCGAGCTCGGCGACTTCGGCATCACGGTCAACGCGATCGCGCCGAGCATGGTTCGCACCGACGGCCTGCTCAACTTCGCGACGGAAGACCAGTTTGACGGTGTCGCGTTGACGCAGTCCGTCAAGAAGAAGATGCTGCCGGAGCATCTCGTCGGCGCCATGGCGTTCCTCGTATCTGAGGAGGCCGAGCTCATGACGGCTCAGGTGCTCCACGTTGACGGGGGCTCGGTCCGTGTCGGCTGA